In the genome of Bacillus sp. SM2101, the window CATTTTACCAAATGTAGACTATGTAACAAAAGGACCCTATAAATATGTTCAACATCCAAATTATGCAGTAGTAATTATCGAGTTCATTCTTATTCCTATTATGTTTGAAGCTTATTTGACCGCCCTTGTTTTTACTGTATTAAATGCAGTGGTTCTAAAACATCGCATTAAGCTTGAGGAAAATATGCTAGCGAAATATATGATTAGCAATGAGTTAAATAATAAACCAAGGTTCATTCCATTGCTGAAGAATTAGCGAAGTTAATCCAAGCTCAAAATAAGATAACACCCAAGTTAAGGGTGTTATCCTCCAAGGAAAATGGCACCATAGCCAAGTGCTGCAACAATCACATAAGCTGGATGAACTTTCCATTTTTCCAATAGCAAATAGCTAAGAATTATTAAGATACCTGTTTGTAGCGTACCTGAGCCTTCATACGAATTAACAAAAAAGCGCATAGCCATTAACCCTAGTAACACAGCAATCGTAGGCCTTATAAAAGCAGTCATACGCTTCACTTTTGGCGAGTCTTTAAATTTATATAAAATACTTAATAACGTAACCATTAAGATAAGTGAAGGTGCGACAGTTGCAAAAATCGCGGTGACTGCACCAAGGACACCACCTTGTTGGTACCCTATGTATCCGGCCATTTTTGTTGCAATTGGGCCTGGCAATGCATTTCCAATTGCTATAACTTCACTAAATTCATTAACAGTCAACCAATGATAACGGTGTACAACCTCATTTTCAACTAACGGAATTGAAGCAGGTCCACCACCGTACCCAAGTATTCCTGGTATAAAGAAAGCAAGGAATATTTGCCAATATATCATTTGGAAGTCCCTCCTATTTTATCTTTTTTCATGAGAGCTACCAATAATAAAATGGCAATAATGACTCCAGGGTGTACATTCAATACTTCTAATAACAATAAACTAACAAGCGCTAAAAAAATTGTCTTTGACCAGCCCAGTCCTTTTTGAGCGTTATTTAAAAACTGCCATGTTAATACAGCTAGCATTACCCCAACCACTGGAATTACCGCTTTTGTCATCCCAATAACCCACGGTTGGTCTTTGACAGATGTTAATGATGTTAACAACAGAACCATCAGCAAAATTGTTGGAACAATTGTCGCGAGTACTGCATTGATCATCCCTAATATACCAGCAACACGAAAACCAATATATCCAGCCATCTTTGTTGCAATGGGGCCAGGTAACGCGTTACCTAATGCTAGCACATCTGCAAACTCATCATCATTCATCCATTTATATTTTTCCACAACTTCCTTATGTACTAGTGGAATACTGGACGGGCCACCACCATAACCTAGCATACCCACTCTAAAAAATGCTAAAAAAAGGTGTATTTGCTTCATCTTCATCATTTCCTTTTTAAGTACAAGTTACTTTAAACCATAACCTATTTCATTGGATTTCTAATATGCCGCAATAGTACCATCTGTACGTGACTCTGTACCACCAGAGAGCACACCCGTTTGCTTGTCACGACAAATTATTTGACCACGACCAAACTCTCCACGATCTGTTGCAATTTCAATCTCATGACCTTTTCGAGCTAGTTGTTGAGCTATATGATTCGGGAAGTTATGCTCTACTCTAACTTTTTTACCATCAATCCACTGCCACCTAGGGGCATCAAGTGCTGCTTGTGGATTTAAATGAAAGTCAATCATATTCATTACGACTTGTAAATGACCTTGGGGCTGCATATACCCTCCCATTACACCAAATGGTCCAACCGCCTCATTATCTTTCGTTAAAAACCCTGGAATAATTGTGTGGTAAGTTTTTTTACCAGGTTGTAGTGCGTTTTCGTGCGTTTCGTCGAGCGAGAACTCTTGTCCACGATTTTGCAGAGCAATACCAGTGCCTGGAACAACTAAACCTGATCCAAACCCCATGTAATTACTTTGGATGAATGAAACCATATTTCCTTCTTCATCAGCTGTCGCTAAATAAACTGTACCGCCCTTTGGTGGTTTACCAGCTTCTGGTAATATAGCTTGATCAGTTATTTCGTTTCGTCTAATTTGTCCATATTCATCAGACAGTAGTTCGTTAACTGAAGTAGACATATGGTCTGGATCAGTTATATATGCTTTACCATCAGTAAATGCCAGTTTCATTGCTTCAATTTGCTTATGATATGTATTAACATCGTCTTTACTTGAGAAATTAAATCCTTTAAGTGTGTTAAGTGCCATTAAAGCAATAAGGCCTTGTCCGTTAGGAGGGATCTCCCATACATCATAACCACGATAATTAACTGAAATAGGTTTTACCCATTCAGGTTTATATGATGCAAGATCTTCCAATGCTAAAAAGCCATCATATTGTTTTGAGAAAGCTGCGATTTTTTCTGCAAGCTCCCCTCGATAAAAGCTCTCTCCATTTGTTTCAGCAATTAAACGTAAAGTTTCCGCATGTCCTTGAGAACGCCAAAGCTCCCCAATTTCAGGTGCCCTTCCTTCAGGAGCAAACGTTTCAAACCAATGAGTAAATTCTTTATCAGTTAATATTTTTTTGAATATTTTATAAGCTGAATTCCAATACTTACCTAATATAGGTGATATCGGATAACCCTTTTCAGCATATTCGATTGCTGGCGCTAAGACATCAGTCAATGGTAGTTTACCGAATTTTTTTGAAAGCTCTGCCCATGCACTCGGTGCACCAGGTACGGTAACCGGTAACCAACCGAATTTAGGCATTTTCTCATAACCCTTCGATTTAACCGCATCAATTG includes:
- a CDS encoding chromate transporter, translating into MIYWQIFLAFFIPGILGYGGGPASIPLVENEVVHRYHWLTVNEFSEVIAIGNALPGPIATKMAGYIGYQQGGVLGAVTAIFATVAPSLILMVTLLSILYKFKDSPKVKRMTAFIRPTIAVLLGLMAMRFFVNSYEGSGTLQTGILIILSYLLLEKWKVHPAYVIVAALGYGAIFLGG
- a CDS encoding chromate transporter, whose product is MKQIHLFLAFFRVGMLGYGGGPSSIPLVHKEVVEKYKWMNDDEFADVLALGNALPGPIATKMAGYIGFRVAGILGMINAVLATIVPTILLMVLLLTSLTSVKDQPWVIGMTKAVIPVVGVMLAVLTWQFLNNAQKGLGWSKTIFLALVSLLLLEVLNVHPGVIIAILLLVALMKKDKIGGTSK
- the ggt gene encoding gamma-glutamyltransferase, with product MSIDFLNYPYSSQRMTTFASKGMVATSQPLAAQAGLDILKKGGNAIDAAIATAACLTVVEPTSNGIGGDAFALVWTKGELHGLNASGPAPKNISIDAVKSKGYEKMPKFGWLPVTVPGAPSAWAELSKKFGKLPLTDVLAPAIEYAEKGYPISPILGKYWNSAYKIFKKILTDKEFTHWFETFAPEGRAPEIGELWRSQGHAETLRLIAETNGESFYRGELAEKIAAFSKQYDGFLALEDLASYKPEWVKPISVNYRGYDVWEIPPNGQGLIALMALNTLKGFNFSSKDDVNTYHKQIEAMKLAFTDGKAYITDPDHMSTSVNELLSDEYGQIRRNEITDQAILPEAGKPPKGGTVYLATADEEGNMVSFIQSNYMGFGSGLVVPGTGIALQNRGQEFSLDETHENALQPGKKTYHTIIPGFLTKDNEAVGPFGVMGGYMQPQGHLQVVMNMIDFHLNPQAALDAPRWQWIDGKKVRVEHNFPNHIAQQLARKGHEIEIATDRGEFGRGQIICRDKQTGVLSGGTESRTDGTIAAY